The following coding sequences are from one Nitrospirota bacterium window:
- a CDS encoding proteasome subunit alpha, producing MGMQGDFLQLLKEQGYQIGTSVPAGTGVEITRGTTILAMKYRDGVLVAGDRRATAGNMVMYDRTDKVLELDRHSVMAIAGVPATAYEMVRVLEHSFKYYRRTQLQELSFEGKLRAVSKLLKENVAAALAGTGAVAPIFAGYDFEQGSAKIFFYDILGAEFEGVEYAVSGSGSPTIRGILHYVNTWGGQPLAALPEEEATIQALRLLTCAAEFDSATGGVNHEANLYPVVKLITERGVRTVPDGTLKPLFESKVIRHV from the coding sequence ATGGGTATGCAGGGTGATTTCTTGCAGCTCCTGAAGGAGCAGGGCTATCAGATCGGCACCTCGGTCCCAGCCGGCACGGGGGTGGAGATCACGCGCGGCACGACGATCCTGGCCATGAAATACCGGGACGGGGTCCTGGTGGCCGGCGACCGTCGGGCCACAGCCGGCAACATGGTCATGTACGACCGCACCGACAAAGTTCTGGAACTGGACCGCCACAGCGTGATGGCGATCGCCGGCGTCCCCGCCACCGCCTACGAGATGGTGCGGGTGCTGGAACATTCCTTCAAATACTACCGCCGCACCCAGCTCCAGGAATTGAGTTTCGAGGGCAAGCTACGGGCCGTGTCCAAACTGCTGAAGGAAAATGTAGCCGCGGCGCTGGCCGGCACAGGCGCGGTGGCGCCCATCTTCGCCGGCTACGATTTCGAGCAGGGCTCGGCCAAGATTTTCTTCTACGACATTCTGGGCGCCGAGTTCGAAGGGGTGGAATATGCCGTGTCCGGTTCCGGCTCGCCGACGATCCGCGGCATCCTGCACTACGTGAACACCTGGGGCGGGCAACCCCTGGCGGCGCTGCCCGAGGAAGAGGCGACGATCCAGGCCTTGCGGCTCCTCACCTGCGCCGCCGAGTTCGACTCGGCCACCGGCGGGGTCAACCACGAGGCGAACCTCTATCCGGTCGTGAAACTCATCACCGAGCGCGGCGTCCGGACGGTTCCTGACGGGACGTTGAAGCCGCTGTTCGAATCCAAGGTGATCCGCCATGTATGA
- a CDS encoding cation diffusion facilitator family transporter — MAPTAGPVLSEYRTKERFVRNGFLASFSTFTLKLTAALLSNSLTIFTDLLRNVGETIACFFAWQTMRRIAKGKAGTYDYGYGKAESLSSLLVAGVMVVSLIIALAGAVDRFRHPVDTHRVELGFFVAVYATGLNTLLWRRKYRLTRAAPSPIMESQWHLFRNKALVNGCVVGGLGLDQAFDGAPWALYIDPAASLVVCGFLAYSIYNIATKNTADLLDRALDESLQLVILRALAGHFDEYAAFHGLRSRRSGTAVYVELFLEFEGSKTMAEVQRTIESLKTELERHIPGSRIVIAPATAKVV; from the coding sequence ATGGCACCCACAGCCGGCCCAGTTCTGAGCGAATACCGGACCAAAGAACGCTTCGTCCGGAACGGCTTCCTGGCCAGCTTTTCGACGTTCACGCTCAAACTCACCGCCGCCCTGCTCAGCAATTCCCTGACGATTTTCACCGATCTGCTGCGCAACGTCGGGGAAACGATCGCCTGCTTCTTCGCCTGGCAGACCATGCGGCGGATCGCGAAGGGCAAGGCGGGCACCTATGACTACGGGTATGGGAAGGCGGAAAGCCTGTCGAGCCTGCTGGTCGCCGGCGTGATGGTCGTCTCGCTGATCATCGCACTGGCCGGAGCCGTCGATCGGTTCCGCCACCCAGTGGACACGCACCGGGTGGAGCTGGGGTTCTTCGTGGCCGTCTATGCCACGGGGTTGAACACGCTCCTCTGGCGGAGGAAGTATCGCCTCACCCGCGCCGCCCCCTCGCCGATCATGGAATCCCAGTGGCACCTCTTCCGCAACAAGGCCCTGGTCAACGGCTGCGTGGTCGGAGGACTCGGGCTGGACCAGGCGTTCGACGGCGCGCCCTGGGCCCTTTACATCGATCCCGCCGCCTCGCTCGTCGTCTGCGGATTTCTGGCCTATTCGATCTATAACATCGCCACCAAAAACACCGCCGACCTCCTCGACCGGGCGCTGGACGAGTCGCTGCAACTGGTGATCCTGCGCGCGCTGGCCGGACATTTCGATGAGTATGCGGCCTTTCACGGCCTGCGGTCGCGCCGCTCCGGCACCGCCGTCTACGTCGAACTCTTTCTGGAGTTCGAGGGCAGCAAGACCATGGCCGAGGTGCAGCGGACGATCGAATCGCTGAAGACCGAGCTGGAACGTCACATTCCAGGGAGCCGGATCGTCATCGCCCCCGCCACGGCCAAAGTGGTCTGA
- a CDS encoding transcriptional regulator, whose amino-acid sequence MPIPELTIRQQLAELLMGTLRSSRQLAELVGIPERQVEDHLGHLIKSLGRNRQKRFVMDPPACQDCGFLFRERTRLTKPSRCPRCRSEAVLPPRFGITPLCSISGSDNSATDARSLDRRS is encoded by the coding sequence ATGCCGATTCCGGAGCTGACGATCCGTCAACAACTGGCCGAGTTGCTCATGGGGACCCTCCGTTCCTCACGACAGTTGGCCGAACTGGTCGGAATTCCCGAGCGCCAAGTCGAAGACCATCTCGGCCATCTCATCAAATCGCTGGGGCGGAATCGGCAGAAGCGGTTCGTCATGGACCCGCCTGCCTGCCAAGACTGTGGGTTTCTGTTCAGAGAACGTACGAGACTGACCAAGCCAAGCCGGTGCCCCCGCTGTCGAAGTGAAGCCGTTTTGCCGCCCCGATTCGGCATCACTCCTCTCTGCTCGATCAGCGGCAGTGACAATTCCGCAACCGACGCTCGCAGCCTAGATCGCAGGTCGTGA
- a CDS encoding pyridoxal-phosphate dependent enzyme, with amino-acid sequence MESVTFQDIKRAAERLRGIAHVTPVVTGRQLDEMSGASAFLKCENFQRVGAFKFRGAYHAILMLPPEEQGRPIVTISSGNHAQGVALACRLLGRQAHILMGGLTNPIKRQAVLGYGATIHEATDHLDAERKLPALLERLHARYIHPFNDPLVIAGQGTVMLEFLSTVPDLDVVLAPVGGGGLLSGTCLAAHGLNPKLQVYACEPAGALDAMHSVRENRIVPMPEPHTLAEGLKTSLGDVTLPVLRQHLAGFFVVEEDEIPRAMRFAFERLKLVIEPSSAVALAPLLRREPALVGKRVGVILTGGNVDLTKFFEQLSSRA; translated from the coding sequence ATGGAATCAGTCACCTTTCAAGATATTAAGCGGGCCGCGGAACGGCTCCGCGGGATCGCCCACGTGACCCCGGTCGTCACCGGCCGCCAATTGGACGAAATGTCCGGCGCATCGGCTTTTCTCAAGTGCGAGAACTTTCAGCGCGTCGGGGCCTTCAAGTTTCGCGGCGCCTACCATGCCATCCTCATGTTGCCTCCGGAAGAACAGGGCCGGCCGATCGTGACCATTTCGTCCGGCAATCACGCGCAGGGGGTCGCCCTGGCCTGCCGGCTGCTGGGACGGCAGGCCCACATCCTCATGGGCGGCTTGACCAACCCCATCAAGCGCCAGGCCGTGCTCGGCTATGGAGCGACGATTCACGAAGCAACCGATCATCTGGATGCAGAGCGGAAACTGCCGGCCCTGCTGGAGCGACTCCACGCCCGCTACATCCACCCTTTCAACGACCCGCTGGTCATTGCCGGCCAGGGTACCGTCATGCTGGAATTTCTCTCCACCGTCCCGGATCTGGACGTGGTGCTGGCCCCCGTGGGCGGAGGCGGGCTCCTCTCCGGCACCTGCCTGGCGGCACATGGGCTCAACCCCAAGCTACAGGTCTATGCCTGCGAACCGGCCGGGGCCCTGGATGCGATGCATTCCGTGCGGGAAAATCGGATCGTGCCGATGCCAGAGCCCCACACGCTGGCCGAAGGCCTCAAGACCAGCCTGGGCGACGTGACCTTGCCGGTGCTCCGGCAACATCTGGCCGGTTTCTTCGTGGTGGAGGAGGACGAGATTCCCCGCGCCATGCGGTTCGCCTTCGAGCGGCTCAAGCTGGTGATCGAACCATCCAGCGCGGTGGCCCTGGCGCCGCTGCTGCGCCGCGAGCCGGCGCTGGTCGGCAAACGGGTGGGCGTCATCCTGACCGGCGGCAACGTGGACCTGACGAAGTTCTTCGAGCAGCTCTCATCACGGGCTTAA
- a CDS encoding CHAT domain-containing protein, which translates to MSIAKLPFLILILLSVTSCARVMDEMMALNAGPRRASSDMNEQSRKLGQLTEGRYEQLVEELEGRYPDLSSAYMDDLGPLCKAYSELKKYNRLFTCLDELERKTNKYRNEDYPLLVEEYEIAFLRAQALLDIGDYQNALPHAQHAFGLLNKNEVKEAEFQHGRHATLTLLGLAQALSGNRQEALASARRIESNGVTSKDSMVQEEEEALEDLSRIPIYLVLQDDEKCLPLMPKAQRAVNRWEAQGARWLKRGLYNYFFGGVIRGRYLISKCFFENKRFAEAKAAYDKLLSYPQIANQGGLYRIILFDRGRIAEAEGDRKMAQTYYQRAIEVIEQQRSTINTEASRIGFVGDKQQVYHLLISDLIAEGRPAQAFEYVERAKARALVDILASKQDFAAAGSASQQIVSLVTEIDQADQDLRVPVSSSEESRRRSARGVQVKANLRAAAPELASLVMVTETASGAVQALLEPDETLLEYYYHDDDLYAFVVTRERVQAVKLPGKGLLADVEEFRKSLEDPKSDETKALSQKLYGRLVQPIAGQLATKRLLIVGHGILHYLPFAALSDDAGYLADRYSLRLLPSASVLQFLKGRQAQKGGSLLAFGNPDLGDRRLDLKFAEDEVQTIARAFPNTKVLLRQDATKNAFKTLGPQFTYLHLATHGKFDPDAPLKSGLFLAGDAQGEGFLSLGDLYSMRLNAELVTLSACETGLGKVSNGDDVVGLTRGFLYAGSNSIVASLWEVDDLATSLLMTEFYAHLKKGDKQEALRQAQLATKAKYPHPYYWAAFQLTGLP; encoded by the coding sequence ATGTCCATAGCAAAGCTTCCATTCCTCATTCTAATCCTGCTTTCAGTCACGTCATGCGCACGTGTTATGGATGAAATGATGGCCCTAAATGCCGGACCTCGTCGGGCATCAAGCGACATGAACGAACAGAGCAGGAAGTTGGGTCAACTGACAGAAGGTCGCTACGAGCAGCTTGTCGAGGAGTTAGAGGGCAGGTATCCGGATCTATCTTCTGCATACATGGACGATCTTGGGCCGTTGTGCAAAGCCTACAGCGAATTAAAGAAATATAACAGACTGTTCACTTGCTTGGATGAACTTGAGCGTAAGACAAACAAGTACCGCAACGAAGACTATCCATTGCTCGTCGAGGAATATGAAATTGCCTTCCTTCGAGCGCAAGCCTTATTGGACATTGGAGATTACCAGAATGCCCTTCCCCATGCGCAACACGCCTTCGGGCTCTTGAATAAGAACGAAGTGAAAGAAGCCGAGTTTCAGCATGGGCGTCATGCGACTCTGACTTTGCTTGGCCTAGCTCAAGCCCTGAGCGGGAATCGTCAGGAGGCGCTTGCGAGCGCACGCCGCATTGAAAGTAACGGCGTCACGTCGAAAGATTCCATGGTGCAGGAAGAAGAAGAGGCTTTGGAGGATTTGTCTCGTATCCCTATTTACCTTGTCCTGCAAGACGACGAGAAATGTCTCCCTCTTATGCCGAAGGCTCAGCGAGCGGTGAACCGGTGGGAAGCTCAGGGAGCCAGGTGGCTGAAAAGGGGCTTGTACAATTATTTCTTTGGTGGTGTCATCAGGGGCCGTTATCTCATCAGCAAATGTTTCTTCGAAAACAAAAGGTTCGCCGAGGCCAAGGCCGCATACGATAAACTCTTAAGCTACCCCCAAATTGCCAATCAAGGTGGTCTGTATAGGATCATTCTCTTTGACCGAGGACGAATTGCCGAAGCCGAAGGAGACCGCAAGATGGCCCAAACTTATTATCAGCGGGCCATCGAAGTCATCGAACAGCAGCGCTCCACCATCAACACTGAAGCCAGCCGTATCGGATTCGTGGGAGACAAGCAGCAGGTTTATCATCTCTTGATATCCGACCTAATCGCAGAAGGCCGGCCCGCTCAAGCCTTTGAATACGTCGAGCGCGCCAAGGCACGAGCCTTGGTGGATATTCTGGCCTCCAAACAGGACTTCGCCGCTGCTGGATCAGCCTCTCAGCAGATCGTCTCGCTTGTGACTGAAATAGACCAGGCCGATCAAGACTTGCGCGTTCCTGTCTCGTCATCCGAGGAATCCCGCCGCCGCAGCGCACGGGGCGTCCAGGTAAAAGCCAATCTGCGAGCTGCCGCTCCAGAGTTGGCCTCGCTGGTCATGGTGACGGAAACGGCCAGCGGCGCGGTTCAAGCCCTACTGGAGCCGGATGAGACGCTGCTCGAATATTACTATCATGACGACGACCTCTATGCCTTTGTAGTGACTCGCGAGCGGGTCCAGGCCGTCAAGCTGCCAGGCAAGGGCCTGCTCGCCGACGTGGAAGAGTTTCGGAAATCACTGGAGGACCCGAAATCCGATGAGACAAAAGCGCTCTCACAAAAACTCTATGGCCGATTGGTTCAGCCCATTGCCGGGCAGCTCGCGACAAAGCGCTTGCTGATCGTCGGCCATGGTATTCTGCATTATTTGCCCTTCGCCGCCTTGTCGGATGACGCCGGTTACCTGGCGGACCGATACAGTTTGAGGCTCCTGCCCAGCGCGAGCGTGCTACAGTTTCTCAAGGGACGGCAAGCTCAAAAGGGCGGCAGTCTGCTGGCCTTCGGCAATCCCGATCTCGGCGACCGGCGGCTGGATCTCAAATTTGCCGAGGACGAAGTGCAGACCATTGCCAGAGCCTTTCCCAACACCAAGGTTCTCCTCCGTCAGGACGCCACCAAGAACGCCTTCAAGACCCTTGGCCCGCAGTTTACTTATCTTCATCTGGCCACCCACGGAAAATTCGATCCGGATGCACCGTTGAAGTCGGGACTGTTCTTGGCCGGTGATGCGCAAGGCGAGGGTTTTCTGAGCCTGGGCGATCTCTATTCGATGCGGCTGAACGCCGAATTGGTGACCTTGAGCGCCTGCGAGACCGGTCTGGGCAAGGTCAGCAACGGGGACGATGTGGTGGGATTAACGCGCGGGTTTCTCTATGCCGGGAGCAATTCCATCGTGGCAAGTCTCTGGGAAGTTGACGACCTGGCAACCTCCCTCTTGATGACCGAGTTCTACGCCCACCTCAAGAAGGGCGATAAGCAGGAAGCCCTGCGCCAAGCACAACTGGCAACCAAGGCCAAGTATCCGCATCCCTACTACTGGGCCGCCTTCCAACTCACCGGATTGCCGTAG
- a CDS encoding tetratricopeptide repeat protein produces MNRADRRRQEKTHKRGPAQAEIQPLLREGSAHHKAGRLAQAEPFYRQILALDPNHAEALHLLGLLAYQVGKLDQAVALLTQAIRNDSSQAPYRFNLGVVLQKQGKLDEAAAAYEKAVKLFPAHAEALSNLGNVRLEQGSPEAAVLAYRKALEANPSYVEAHNNLGVALKEQGKLEEAAACYRRALDLKPTHLEAQCNLGVALMEQGKVEEAVAAYQKVLGLSPDHVKAQTNLGFANLWQGRLDEALRWFRRAADVKQNHGKPVAPATVHRSRIKHEVEQLERLLALGLIPVASVSCVNGWKRLQQLAHELPAGQLAVPVPKEALTEIGPSFNRILHYADCPALPGGALNPALDVTAIEARYEAAQPGIVYVDGLLTKEALESLRRFCLDSTIWKKEYVNGYVGAFIGEGFSCPLFLQLSEELRLRFPGIFKQHRLMQAWSFKCDSERKALNLHADAAAVNVNFWITPDEANLDQEHGGLVVWDKEAPKEWHFKAYNSSAHEPMVREFLRNSGAKAITVPYRQNRALIFNSDLFHESDTIRFKDDYESRRINITLLYGRRSTER; encoded by the coding sequence ATGAATCGAGCCGATCGACGCCGTCAGGAAAAAACCCACAAGCGCGGCCCGGCCCAGGCCGAGATCCAGCCGCTGCTGCGGGAGGGATCGGCCCATCACAAGGCCGGCCGGTTGGCCCAGGCCGAGCCCTTCTACCGCCAGATCCTCGCCCTCGACCCGAACCATGCCGAAGCGCTCCACCTGCTTGGCTTGCTGGCCTACCAAGTCGGCAAACTGGATCAGGCCGTCGCGCTCCTCACCCAAGCGATCCGGAACGATTCGAGCCAGGCCCCCTATCGGTTCAACCTGGGCGTCGTCCTTCAGAAGCAGGGCAAACTGGACGAAGCGGCGGCGGCTTACGAGAAAGCCGTGAAGCTGTTTCCCGCCCATGCGGAAGCGCTGAGCAACCTGGGCAATGTCCGCTTGGAGCAAGGGAGTCCGGAGGCGGCGGTCCTTGCCTACCGCAAAGCCCTGGAGGCCAACCCTTCCTACGTCGAAGCCCACAACAATCTGGGGGTGGCGCTCAAGGAACAGGGGAAGCTGGAGGAGGCGGCCGCCTGCTACCGGCGCGCGTTGGACCTCAAGCCGACTCACCTGGAAGCCCAGTGCAATCTGGGAGTCGCGCTGATGGAGCAAGGGAAGGTGGAGGAAGCGGTCGCCGCGTATCAGAAGGTCCTGGGGCTGAGCCCGGACCATGTCAAAGCTCAGACCAACTTGGGATTCGCCAATTTGTGGCAAGGGCGGCTCGACGAGGCGCTGCGATGGTTTCGCCGGGCGGCGGATGTGAAACAGAATCACGGCAAGCCGGTCGCTCCGGCGACGGTGCATCGGTCCCGTATCAAGCATGAAGTGGAGCAGCTGGAGCGATTGCTCGCCCTGGGACTGATCCCGGTGGCTTCCGTCTCCTGCGTGAATGGGTGGAAGCGGCTGCAACAGCTGGCTCACGAACTGCCGGCCGGCCAGCTTGCGGTGCCGGTGCCCAAGGAGGCGCTGACGGAGATCGGTCCCTCCTTCAACCGCATCCTCCATTATGCCGACTGTCCCGCTTTGCCCGGCGGCGCGCTGAATCCGGCCCTCGACGTGACGGCCATCGAAGCCCGCTATGAGGCAGCCCAGCCGGGCATCGTCTACGTCGACGGTCTCTTGACGAAGGAGGCCCTCGAATCCTTACGCCGGTTCTGTCTGGATTCGACGATCTGGAAGAAGGAATATGTGAACGGCTACGTGGGGGCCTTCATCGGCGAGGGCTTCTCCTGCCCGCTCTTTCTCCAACTGTCCGAGGAGCTGCGGCTCCGGTTCCCCGGCATCTTCAAGCAGCATCGGCTGATGCAGGCCTGGTCGTTCAAGTGCGACAGCGAGAGAAAGGCGCTCAACCTCCATGCGGACGCAGCGGCCGTGAATGTGAACTTCTGGATCACGCCTGACGAGGCCAATCTGGACCAGGAGCACGGGGGGCTCGTCGTCTGGGACAAGGAAGCGCCGAAGGAGTGGCATTTCAAGGCGTACAACAGCTCGGCTCACGAGCCGATGGTGCGGGAATTCCTGCGAAACAGCGGGGCCAAGGCGATCACGGTCCCCTACCGGCAGAACCGCGCCCTCATTTTCAATTCAGATCTGTTCCACGAGTCGGACACGATCCGGTTCAAGGACGACTATGAGAGCCGGCGGATCAACATCACCCTCCTCTACGGCCGCCGCAGCACAGAACGCTGA
- the xth gene encoding exodeoxyribonuclease III, with protein MSAASSIKIATFNVNSLRKRFPIVLDWLAKHQPDVLCLQETKVQDTEFPLMDLHPSGYQVTFRGMKAYNGVAILTKQPPEQVWYGFDDGGEPDEARLLRILYRGIPIINTYVPQGFEIESPKYAYKLDWYKRLRGYFAKHLSPDKPAIWCGDMNVAPRPIDVHSPEKHLKHVCYHEDARQAYEQTIAWGFQDVFLKLYPDRQQYTFWDYRQPSSLDANKGWRIDHILATKPLADRCTEVAVDIEPRRAKDPSDHTFLWASFSL; from the coding sequence ATGAGCGCCGCATCGTCGATCAAGATCGCCACGTTCAACGTCAACTCGCTCCGCAAACGGTTCCCGATCGTCCTCGATTGGCTGGCCAAACACCAGCCCGACGTGCTTTGCTTGCAGGAGACGAAAGTTCAGGATACGGAGTTCCCGCTGATGGACCTTCATCCGTCCGGCTACCAGGTGACCTTTCGGGGCATGAAGGCCTACAACGGGGTCGCGATCTTGACCAAGCAGCCGCCCGAGCAAGTCTGGTACGGGTTCGACGACGGAGGAGAGCCGGACGAGGCGCGGCTGCTGCGCATTCTCTACCGGGGCATTCCCATCATCAATACCTACGTGCCCCAGGGCTTCGAAATCGAGTCCCCCAAATACGCCTACAAGCTGGACTGGTACAAGCGGCTCCGCGGCTACTTCGCCAAGCATTTGTCTCCCGACAAGCCGGCGATCTGGTGCGGCGATATGAACGTGGCGCCTCGCCCGATCGACGTGCACAGTCCGGAGAAGCACCTCAAGCACGTCTGCTACCATGAGGATGCGCGCCAGGCCTACGAGCAAACCATCGCCTGGGGGTTCCAGGACGTGTTTCTGAAACTCTACCCGGACCGGCAGCAATATACTTTCTGGGACTATCGCCAGCCCAGCTCGTTGGACGCCAACAAGGGCTGGCGCATCGATCACATCCTCGCCACCAAGCCGCTGGCCGACCGCTGCACCGAGGTGGCGGTGGACATCGAACCGCGCCGCGCCAAAGACCCCTCCGACCACACGTTTCTCTGGGCCTCATTCTCTCTGTAA
- a CDS encoding GNAT family N-acetyltransferase has translation MTRTAIHIELVEWTQAQPAIRLIRETVFVREQGVPLELEWDGLDPTSWHVLAWDEQGEPTGTGRLYQDGKQARFGRMAVLKEHRGRGVGRALLLALLDLAQTRGMTKVYLAAQVPVVGFYEKQGFQAMGAIFDDAGIPHRAMTLVLPPAPSECR, from the coding sequence ATGACTCGCACAGCCATCCATATTGAATTGGTGGAATGGACGCAGGCTCAGCCGGCGATCCGCCTTATCCGTGAAACGGTCTTCGTGCGCGAGCAAGGCGTGCCGCTTGAGCTCGAATGGGATGGGTTGGACCCGACCAGCTGGCATGTACTGGCGTGGGACGAGCAAGGAGAGCCCACCGGCACGGGCCGCTTGTACCAGGATGGGAAGCAAGCACGGTTTGGCCGTATGGCTGTGCTGAAGGAACATCGAGGCAGGGGCGTCGGGCGGGCGCTCCTCTTGGCCTTGCTTGACTTGGCCCAGACTCGTGGGATGACGAAAGTCTATCTGGCAGCGCAGGTTCCTGTTGTCGGCTTTTACGAAAAACAGGGCTTCCAAGCGATGGGCGCGATCTTCGACGATGCCGGAATTCCCCATCGCGCTATGACGCTGGTCTTGCCACCGGCTCCAAGCGAATGCCGATGA
- a CDS encoding class I SAM-dependent methyltransferase, which translates to MAGRGKTFFAQYDREGRAFMRAQQSSPMRDHRRAFRTQLTVPLKGKKVLDAGCGYGHDLPFYAKRGATVYGTDPSTAMIVLARQQCPDVSDRLSVQPIQKTSFPDRFFDLVTSIYALHNEPDLQPAFREMHRILKPGGLFIYLVQHPLFVFQRKQHRTYHRKETITFTIPDMQPPCAIRQPAHTFSEYFTPFVLDRFELLAFTEGREAVPMWFLAKLRKR; encoded by the coding sequence ATGGCAGGACGGGGGAAGACGTTCTTCGCACAGTATGACCGGGAGGGCCGGGCCTTCATGCGTGCGCAACAGTCGTCGCCGATGCGGGATCACCGGCGGGCGTTCCGGACTCAGCTCACGGTGCCGCTCAAGGGGAAGAAGGTATTGGACGCCGGGTGCGGCTACGGCCATGACCTGCCCTTCTATGCGAAGCGCGGGGCCACCGTCTACGGTACGGACCCGTCCACGGCCATGATCGTCTTGGCCCGGCAGCAGTGTCCGGATGTCTCGGATCGCCTCTCCGTTCAGCCAATCCAGAAGACCTCCTTCCCCGACCGGTTCTTCGACCTGGTGACCAGTATTTACGCCTTGCACAATGAGCCGGACTTGCAGCCGGCCTTTCGGGAGATGCACCGGATTCTGAAACCCGGCGGACTGTTCATCTATCTCGTCCAGCATCCGCTGTTCGTCTTTCAACGCAAACAACACCGGACCTACCATCGCAAGGAGACCATCACGTTTACGATCCCGGACATGCAGCCTCCTTGCGCGATCCGCCAGCCGGCACACACCTTCTCGGAGTACTTCACCCCCTTTGTGCTGGATCGCTTCGAACTGCTGGCCTTTACCGAAGGCCGGGAGGCGGTGCCTATGTGGTTTTTGGCCAAGCTCCGCAAGCGATAG
- a CDS encoding tetratricopeptide repeat protein codes for MRKDSMQALGCCLLIGWALTGCGQSAGWEETMAAGRQALGRGDPAEAERLFLAAVAKAERFGADDARPAFALYQLAQAEQAQRKFDQAELHYGQALKLLQEVRGAEHPDVAAILNNLGVLHRLHGQYAEAEPLLKRALAIKEKAFGPEHQEVALGLHNLAMLYETQGRYEPAEPLYRRALAIRTQTLGPAHAETVKSRLGYAALLRKMKRVQEAAIVEASVIAPR; via the coding sequence GTGAGAAAAGACTCCATGCAGGCGCTAGGCTGTTGCTTGCTGATCGGGTGGGCCTTGACCGGCTGCGGCCAGTCCGCCGGGTGGGAAGAGACGATGGCCGCCGGCCGGCAAGCGCTGGGGCGCGGCGATCCGGCCGAGGCCGAGCGGTTGTTTCTGGCGGCCGTCGCCAAGGCAGAACGGTTCGGCGCGGACGATGCGCGGCCCGCCTTTGCCTTGTATCAGTTGGCGCAGGCGGAGCAGGCGCAGCGCAAGTTCGATCAGGCCGAACTGCATTACGGCCAGGCCTTGAAACTCCTGCAGGAGGTCCGGGGCGCGGAGCACCCGGACGTGGCGGCCATTTTGAACAACCTGGGCGTGCTGCATCGCCTGCACGGCCAGTATGCCGAGGCGGAGCCGTTGCTGAAACGGGCGCTTGCGATCAAGGAAAAGGCGTTCGGTCCCGAGCACCAGGAAGTGGCCTTGGGCCTGCACAATCTGGCCATGCTCTACGAAACGCAGGGTCGGTACGAACCGGCGGAGCCCCTGTACCGGAGGGCCTTGGCGATCCGTACGCAGACACTGGGGCCGGCGCATGCGGAAACGGTCAAAAGCCGGCTCGGCTATGCGGCGCTGCTTCGCAAGATGAAACGGGTCCAGGAGGCGGCGATCGTGGAGGCTTCCGTCATCGCACCACGATAA